One Coffea arabica cultivar ET-39 chromosome 5c, Coffea Arabica ET-39 HiFi, whole genome shotgun sequence DNA window includes the following coding sequences:
- the LOC113689150 gene encoding xyloglucan galactosyltransferase XLT2-like encodes MLPSSKSSLKVKAVGMHGNLPKSPTNTTAAFFDFRIVSFNQFAWAFLIVLFHIGFIVLVLTTTASRAPTLLTTAAQLYSATHPQVQQQQQQEGPGKQVIQQLHAPPSVHHPDDVVDHVQCRYGKVYVYDDLPPIFNKKLLEGCRIDHREPQCVALSNRGFGAEAAAELARIVPPELSRAWYWTHMFAGDVIFHNRILNYKCRTMEPKSAAAFYVPFYAGLAASNILFSGYTAKERDAPFYTFLEWIKDQYYWKRSNGSDHFLALSRTSWDFKRARDDEPWGTSFLLMPLMRKMFSLTLERSRQDPTEVSVPYPTGFHPSTFWEIEQWQEFVRSRKRSSLFTFVGGKRGFTKNDFRALLMDHCNNESDSCKAVDCARTACLDGSTMVLEAFLDSEFCLQPRGDSLTRRSIFDCMLAGSIPVFFWKETVVGQYELFMSGELESFSVFIHRNKVRNGTSIRKILEGYSGEDIKRMREMVIDMIPRISYGFPGGELGNDRDAFDVAVEEVLRRIVSN; translated from the coding sequence ATGCTTCCCTCTTCCAAATCCTCATTAAAAGTTAAAGCTGTTGGTATGCATGGAAATCTTCCCAAGAGTCCTACTAATACTACTGCTGCTTTTTTTGATTTCAGGATTGTTTCTTTCAACCAATTTGCTTGGGCCTTCCTCATCGTACTCTTCCATATTGGATTCATCGTCCTAGTCTTGACTACTACCGCCTCCCGTGCTCCCACTCTTTTGACAACGGCAGCCCAATTGTACTCAGCAACCCATCCCCAagtgcagcagcagcagcagcaagaaGGACCAGGGAAGCAGGTTATTCAACAGCTGCATGCTCCTCCTTCTGTTCATCATCCGGATGATGTTGTTGACCATGTACAATGTAGATACGGAAAGGTTTACGTATACGACGACCTTCCTCCAATTTTCAACAAGAAACTGTTGGAGGGTTGCCGTATAGACCACCGAGAACCCCAATGCGTGGCGCTGTCCAACAGAGGGTTTGGGGCAGAAGCCGCGGCCGAACTCGCCAGAATTGTCCCGCCCGAGCTTAGTCGAGCTTGGTACTGGACCCACATGTTCGCgggtgatgttatttttcacaACCGGATTCTAAACTACAAGTGCAGAACCATGGAGCCGAAATCTGCTGCGGCTTTCTACGTGCCGTTTTATGCTGGACTAGCGGCGTCCAACATTTTATTCAGTGGCTACACTGCCAAAGAGCGAGATGCACCCTTCTACACTTTCCTCGAGTGGATCAAGGACCAATATTACTGGAAGAGATCCAACGGTTCGGATCATTTCCTTGCCCTGAGTCGAACTTCGTGGGACTTTAAACGGGCGCGTGATGATGAACCCTGGGGAACAAGCTTCCTTCTCATGCCCTTGATGAGAAAAATGTTCAGCTTAACACTGGAAAGAAGCCGGCAGGATCCAACGGAAGTTAGCGTACCCTATCCTACCGGATTTCATCCCAGCACCTTCTGGGAAATTGAGCAATGGCAGGAATTTGTGCGAAGTAGAAAGAGGTCGAGTCTCTTCACGTTTGTCGGGGGAAAGCGTGGATTTACAAAGAACGACTTCAGGGCTTTGTTGATGGATCACTGTAACAACGAGAGTGACTCTTGCAAAGCTGTGGACTGTGCCAGGACAGCTTGCTTGGATGGCTCTACTATGGTTCTTGAAGCATTCCTGGACTCGGAATTCTGTTTGCAGCCCAGGGGTGACTCGCTTACGAGAAGGTCCATTTTTGATTGTATGTTGGCGGGTTCGATACCGGTTTTTTTCTGGAAAGAAACTGTTGTTGGTCAGTACGAGTTGTTCATGTCTGGTGAATTGGAGTCTTTCTCGGTTTTTATACACCGGAATAAAGTAAGGAATGGGACTTCGATAAGGAAAATATTGGAGGGATACAGTGGAGAAGATATCAAGAGGATGAGGGAAATGGTAATTGACATGATTCCAAGGATTTCGTACGGTTTTCCTGGCGGAGAACTTGGCAATGACAGAGATGCCTTCGATGTAGCTGTGGAGGAAGTGCTAAGAAGAATAGTTTCAAACTAG